Proteins from a single region of Aureibacter tunicatorum:
- a CDS encoding pyridoxal phosphate-dependent aminotransferase, with amino-acid sequence MRQKLLREGSKELSYEIRGIVKKAEQLQALGQNIIWENIGDPIAKGLKVPQWMKDTLKDLIQEDHTFGYCHSKGVPHTRQYLAKKNNELEGAQITADDILFFNGLGDAIAKLYQFLEPTSRIIGPSPAYSTHSSAEAAHANHQPITYKLDPDNHWFPDLDDLYNKVKYNPNIVGILVINPDNPTGMIYPEHILRKILEIAEEFNLIVISDEIYMNITYNGAETKALAEIIGNQPGIALKGISKEFPWPGARCGWMEFYNKEADPQFEALCSTLENAKMIEVCSTKLPQLSIPKIMENPAYQKYLIELREKIGKRSQIIGNLLQDTPGIYFNPTNGAFYNTIIFKEGVLKPHQKLKIEDGKTKELVESWFEKEPEMSLDKRFTYYLLAAKGICVVPISSFCSELSGFRITLLEENEDILKHTFSELNKAINEFIES; translated from the coding sequence ATGAGACAAAAACTGCTACGAGAGGGTTCGAAAGAACTCAGCTACGAAATACGAGGAATCGTAAAGAAAGCGGAGCAATTGCAAGCTCTGGGACAAAACATCATTTGGGAAAATATCGGAGATCCCATAGCCAAAGGACTAAAAGTACCACAATGGATGAAAGACACTCTCAAAGATCTCATTCAAGAAGATCATACTTTTGGATATTGCCATTCAAAAGGAGTGCCTCATACAAGGCAATACTTGGCTAAGAAAAACAATGAACTCGAAGGCGCGCAAATCACCGCGGATGATATTTTGTTTTTCAATGGCCTAGGCGACGCCATCGCCAAGTTATACCAATTTCTAGAGCCTACATCTCGAATTATTGGGCCATCTCCCGCCTACTCAACTCACTCTTCAGCGGAAGCCGCCCACGCCAATCACCAACCGATCACTTACAAGCTGGATCCAGACAACCACTGGTTTCCTGATTTGGATGATCTGTACAACAAAGTAAAATACAATCCCAATATCGTTGGAATTCTGGTCATCAATCCTGACAATCCTACAGGAATGATATATCCCGAGCATATTCTCAGAAAAATATTAGAGATTGCCGAAGAGTTCAACTTGATCGTCATATCTGACGAAATATACATGAACATCACTTATAATGGTGCTGAAACCAAAGCCTTGGCTGAAATCATCGGAAATCAACCAGGCATTGCTCTTAAAGGCATTTCCAAAGAATTTCCATGGCCAGGAGCTCGTTGCGGATGGATGGAGTTCTACAATAAAGAAGCCGACCCTCAATTTGAGGCTTTGTGCTCGACTTTGGAAAACGCTAAAATGATAGAAGTATGCTCTACCAAGCTTCCTCAGCTTTCCATTCCTAAGATCATGGAAAATCCAGCATATCAAAAGTATCTGATTGAACTAAGAGAAAAAATCGGCAAGAGAAGCCAAATTATCGGAAATCTACTTCAAGATACGCCAGGCATATACTTCAACCCAACGAATGGTGCTTTTTACAATACTATTATTTTCAAAGAAGGAGTATTGAAGCCTCATCAAAAATTAAAAATAGAAGATGGGAAAACGAAAGAGCTGGTAGAATCTTGGTTCGAAAAAGAGCCTGAAATGTCCTTGGACAAAAGATTTACTTATTATCTCCTTGCCGCAAAAGGAATTTGCGTAGTGCCTATTTCTTCATTTTGTTCTGAATTAAGCGGCTTTAGGATCACGCTACTGGAAGAAAATGAAGATATCTTAAAACACACATTTTCTGAACTTAATAAAGCTATTAATGAATTCATAGAATCATAA
- a CDS encoding nitroreductase, which translates to MNSEQFNELIKRRRSIFPTLFTGEVVEDDIVQQMLENAHWAPMHKLTYPWRFKVYTGEGIKKLANFMAECYKEVSTNKGNFDEKNYQKLLTKPLLSSHIISIGMKSSGMVPEIEEIEAVSCAVENMYLTAAAYDVGMYWGTGGVTYIEEAKSFFDLDEQDKLLGFVFIGKPKIWPEGKRKDINDFVEWVK; encoded by the coding sequence ATGAATAGTGAGCAATTTAATGAATTGATAAAGAGAAGGAGGTCCATTTTTCCTACGCTATTTACTGGAGAAGTTGTTGAGGATGATATTGTTCAGCAAATGCTGGAAAATGCTCATTGGGCTCCGATGCATAAATTGACGTATCCATGGAGATTCAAGGTGTATACTGGAGAGGGAATTAAGAAACTGGCAAACTTTATGGCCGAATGCTACAAGGAAGTTTCGACAAATAAAGGAAACTTTGATGAGAAGAATTACCAGAAGTTGCTGACAAAACCATTGCTATCCTCTCATATCATATCAATTGGAATGAAATCCAGTGGCATGGTGCCTGAGATAGAGGAAATCGAAGCTGTTTCTTGCGCAGTTGAGAATATGTATTTGACAGCGGCCGCGTATGATGTGGGGATGTATTGGGGAACAGGAGGCGTGACTTATATTGAAGAAGCCAAGTCTTTTTTTGATTTGGACGAGCAAGATAAATTGCTAGGTTTTGTGTTCATAGGCAAGCCTAAAATTTGGCCGGAAGGCAAAAGAAAAGATATAAACGACTTTGTTGAATGGGTTAAATAG